TTTCAGCTGATTTGTCTTTAGGTACTGTAATATATCTGTTCATTTTGCAGAGTGGTACTCACGCACATTATTTGATCCGTAAAAAATAATAATCCATCATTGCTGCCTGTCTTGTGTCAGGATTGAGAAAAGCTGGTTTTAATTCGCTGATACGGAAACACTTACCGGTAGTAACAGTGTCATAATCCAATCCTTTCTCAGTCAGCTTTGCCAGTCCCGAATTCTGTGTTATTACGTACTTGCCGGGCTCTATAGCAAAGCTGTCTCGTGAGATGACACCCTGTGCATAGAAATGGAAAGAATTGAGCGGATCGACCATTTTATACTGAATGATGTCATCTGTAGCTACCTTCTTTTCTTTGATGCAGGCCGCCATCTGGTTGCCCAACTGGTAGTTCATCAAGGTATGATAAAAATGATTGGTCATAAAGAAATTGCTGAGCATAATAGCAGCGACACTCAGCCAGAACATTTTAGGCTGAATTGTTTTTTTGAAGGCTATGAATACCAGCACCGCCACTGCAATTATCCATAATATGAGCCATAAAGTGCTACCGGGAAAAACATAGGCAACCAACAATAGTACTACTCCAAGCAATAAAAAGGAGATACCCCACTGTACCGGCTTGAATATGGCGTGTAGCTGGCCGTACCTATCGCCTTCAAAAAAGTCTTTCAGCAATACCGCAACCATAATAGCCGCCAGCGGAAAGGCCACGAAAATATAGTGTGGCAGCTGGTAGTGCGAAGAGCCAAGCGCCAGGTATGATAGAATAAAACCACCTGTAGTCATCCATTCCTGCCCGGGTTGCAGGCGGAATTTCTGTTTTACAAGTTCTACAATACGGATAATTAATGCCGGTATGAATAATAGTACCCATGGCAGGAAAGACCAGAGCATATTCACGAACAGGAAATCAATTCCTGCACCGTTGTTCCATGGGCTTTCGCCGGTTATCCTGCCGAAGCTTTGCGACCAGTAGAAAAAACGTAATCCTGAAACACCTGTCAGTCCGTTGACTATTTTGTTGGGTTGAGCATCAAACTGTTGATACAGGCCAATGCTCATCGGGATAAGCAGTAATGCCATCACAAGAATGCCCAATAAATATTGCCACCTGAAGAATTTACTCCATTGACGATGTAATGCCCAGTCTGTTGCAAAGCAAAATACAGGCACCATCAAGGCTACCGGCCCTTTGCTCATCATACCGAATGCAACAGCGCCGAAACCCAATAAGAGATGATATAGCTTGCCGTGCACATCCCATTCTTTTATCAGCCATATAGCGATCACAACCCAGCTCGTCAGCATGGTATCCGTACGAATGTCATTGGTCATCAGGAACATACCCTGGCATGTACCAAATACCAGTGCTGCCATGCGTCCTGTAGCCTCGTCATATAGTAATCTTGCCAGCCTGTAAGTAGCATATATGGCAAATAGTGCGAATAATATGGATGGTAGTTTAAAACCAAAATTCCCCACGCCGAATATCTTCATACTCAAGGCACTTGCCCAGAACAGGAAAGGTGGCTTGTCCAGGTAATCGATACCCCGGTCGAACAACTGCAGGTAATTGCCGCTCTCCATCATCTCGCGGCTGATCTCCGCATATTGCGAGGCATCAATATCCATTACTCCCACACGTACGGCAGATATATGTAATATAGCAAGTAGTATAAAGACCCAGATCGGAATTTTCGGCATAGCTGAATTTTCTAATCGCAAAAATAGTTGCAATTTTAAGGAATGTTGCATTTAAAGTATTATCCCTACGATCTGGCATTCAAATACCCGTTTACAACATATAAGGGGACAAAGACTGCGCAACCAATGCTGGTAGTGTCTTTGGGCACGGGCAGGCTGATGGGATTCGGTGAAGTAGGCGCTATAAGTTATTACAATGTTACGGTTGAAGGGATGATAGCGCAACTGGAAGCTAAAAAACATGTAATAGAACGTTACGCACTCACCAATCCTGAGCGTTTCTGGCATTTCCTGCACCACTTATTGCCGGGGCAGAATTTTCTTGTAGCGGCATTGGATATCGCTGCATGGGACCTGTATGCAAAAATGCGTGGCAAGCCTGTATATGAGTTGCTTGGCCTGAAATGGGAGCATACGCCAATTACGGATTATACAATTGGTATGGATAGTGTTGATGAAATGCTGGCTAAATTAAAAGCTAATCCATGGCCGCTGTACAAAGTAAAAGTTGGCAGGCCTGATGATATAGACCTGGTACGTGCTATACGGAACAATACAGATGCGGGGATAAGGGTAGATGCTAATGAAGGCTGGAGTTTTGAAGAAGCGAAACACCTTGTGCCGGAATTGAAAAAGCTGGGTGTGAGCATGATAGAGCAGCCGCTGCATCGTGATGAAGTAGAAGCACAAAAAGAACTGAAAAGTATATCGGGCATACCGCTTTTTGCAGATGAAAGTTGCCAGACGGAACCGGATATCAAAAAATGTACAGAGGGTTTTCATGGAGTGAACATCAAACTCGCCAAGTGTGGGGGTATCACACCTGCCGTGCGGATGATAGAGGAAGCGAAAAAGCTGGGGTTGAAGACGATGATAGGTGCTATGTGTGAGGCTACTATCGGCTCTGCAGCTATTGCCAGCCTGATGCCGATGCTGGACGAAGTGGATGCAGATGGGCCGCTTTTATTAAAAGAAGATGTAGCTACAGGCTTAACATACGACAATGGTGTTATCAGCCCGAGTGGTAAGCCGGGTTTGGGTATTAGCTTCAGGGGCGCAAAGTTTGAAAAATAATTCAGCGTCGTATTTCTATTTTTGTTGCAGATGCAGGTACAGGAAAATATTTCATTACAACCATATAATACATTTGGCATAGCGGCCAATGCAGCCCGTTTTGTGACATTGACCGATAGGGCACAACTGGAAGAAATAACCGGAGATGATACCCTGCCTGCTGAGAAGCATATTATTGGCGGTGGTAGTAATATCTTGCTGACAGGTGACGTGCAGGGGCTGACCATACATAATCAACTAAAGGGTATAGAGGTACTTAAAGAAGATGATGACCATATATGGGTAAAGGTTGGCTCGGGCGAGGTATGGCACGAGTGGGTGATGTATGCCATAAAGAATAATTGGGCGGGTATAGAGAACCTTGCATTGATACCGGGGACAGTAGGGGCAGCACCTATGCAGAATATCGGTGCTTATGGAGTGGAGGTGAAAGATGCGATAGACGAAGTGACAACATGGTTGTGGGATGAGAAAAAATACATCACATACAAAAATGAACAATGCAGGTTTGGTTACAGGGATAGCATTTTCAAGCACGAACTGAAAGGTAAAGCGTTTATTATAGATGTCACGTTCAGGCTGAATAAACGTCCCGTATTTCATACGAGTTATGGTGCTATACAGCAAGAGCTGGATAGAACATGTATTACAGACCTATCCATCAAGGCCATTGCAGATGCAGTGATAACTATACGTAGCAGCAAATTACCTGATCCGAAACAAATAGGTAATGCAGGTAGCTTTTTTAAAAATCCTACTATACCAACAACCCAATATGATGAACTAAAAAAACAATATGCAGAAATACCTTCGTATCCAGTGGATGAAGGGTTTGTAAAAGTACCGGCAGGGTGGCTGATAGAGCAGTGCGGTTATAAAGGTTATAAAACAGGCCATACGGGCGTGCATGATAAACAGGCGCTGGTGTTGGTGAATCACGGTGGTGCCAATGGTAGAGAGGTTTGGGCATTGTCAGAAACTATCTTGCAGGCTGTTCAGCAGAAATATGGTATTGTACTGGAGCGTGAAGTGCAGGTCTGGTAACTAAGCCTCATTGCCATTGGCAATGGGGACAGTAATATAAAAAGTAGTGCCTTTACCGGGTACAGTTTCAAAACGGATAGTCCCTTTCCAGAATTCAATGATCTTTTTAGTCATGGCAAGGCCAAGTCCTGTACCCGATGATTTTGTGGTAAAATATGGCTGAAATATTCTGCCTACAGCATCCGGCTCAATGCCTGTTCCATTGTCGGAAAAGGCTATCAATGCATCATCTCCTTCTTCTGTAATAGAAACCACCACCTTACCTTCCCTGTCTTCAGGTATAGCCTGCACTGCATTTTCCAACAGGTTGTTGCATACACGTAACAGTTGACTTTTATCCGTATATACATCCAACCTGCGGTTATACCTCTTGAACGTAACGGTAACTTCACTTTGATTTTTATACAGGTCTACTGTTTTCTGCAGCAGTTCGTTCAGATCAAATTTTTCAGGGCGTGCTTCTGGCATCTTGGCAAAATCTGAAAACTCTGATGCTATATAAGACAGGTTGTTGATCTGCTCGATCAGCGATTCTGAAACCTTTTTCGCCAGCTCATTTACATTAGGGTAGTTGTTAGACAATGCCTGCTGCAGATACTGAATGTTCAGCTTCATAGGAGTTAGCGGGTTCTTTATCTCGTGCGCAACCTGTTGTGCCATTTCTCGCCACGCTCCCTCACGCTCGTTCTGTGCCAGCAGCCTGGCATTCTCTTCCGCTTTCTTTACCATTTTGTTGTACTCATTCACCAGCAGTCCTATTTCATCATCATATGGCCAGCTTACGGGCTCATTCTTACTCAGGCTGAATTTGCTGAAACTCTTGATAACGATACTCAGCGATTTTGTGATCCATCGGGTGATGAAAACAGTAAGTACCCCTGACAGCAGAAAAACAAAGGCATATAAATTGATAAGTCCTACCAGTATGCTCGATATCTGAAAGTTTAGTTCTTTTTCTGATGAGAAGAAAGGAACATTGATATAGCCTAGTGTCTGCCCGTTCTTATTGGTAATAGGTTTGTAGCACGACACATAGGATAATGAACCTATGTGTTCATCCTGTATCAGGAACTGGTGCCCGCGCACGGCCAACTCGTAATAAGCTTCCGGTGGAATGATACGTGCAAACAGGTTTTTGTTATATATATCCTCCTGCGACGTGACACTCAATACACCGCTGGCATGATACAGATTAATATCTATTTTCTGAGCATTGGACAATCCGGTAATAAAATACTTGAAGGTATTGGTAGCCACCAGTTTATTATAATCATCCGGGCTGTCAAGCGACCTTTCATCTTTCAGGAACTGTAGTGTGGCTCTTTCAACCAACTGCATCACCAGTTGTTGTTTCTTCCTGCTGTTTTGTTTGTATTGCAGGGTAAAGAATACGATAGTGATGACACCTATGATAATGAACGACACAAATACAATACCCAGGAACGAGATATGTATCCTCCGTCGCAAAGTAAAGTTGATGAGCTTCTCAGACTTTTCACTCCGTAATATAAACAGTAGATATATCCTGTAGAGGATCGACACCAAAGACAATATCATCTGTATGCCGAACAGGTAAGAGAATAGCGTAATGCTCTCTAACCACAACCTGTGATACCTGATTACAAAAACAGTTTTCCCATTGTCCAGTTCAGTCTGCAGTTCCGAGGAATTGGAATACTCCCTGAATCTATAATGACTAGTAATAGTGTCTGTGTTATATACAGGAAAATTATAGTCACTGGTTTGTGTAAGTAACCTGTTATTTACGTAAACACCATAGGAATAACCTTCTTCGTTTCTATTGCCTTCAGCCGTGCCCGGTTGCAAAAGTTCAGGATAGACGGTCTGACCTGTTGATTCTTTTACGGCCATGTCTATAAATACAAACCCCAGCCTTTCGCCCAACAAGCTGTCGCCGGATGTGATAGGTATTTCGGCAAGGTAATACCTTCCGTCCTGTGCGTCCTCCCTATAATATAGTGTCGATGTAATGGTAGGCTCCGCATTCTTTACCAGTCTTATTAATGTATTATAACTGAGTGTATCATTGTTATAAAGGCTACGGCCCATATCATCATATATGAGCAGCTTGCATTGGTATTTGTTCATGTGTCCGCCTAAATACAAGGCATCGAAACGTTCCTCGAGTTCTTTTCTCTTTGTCCTGCCGGGATAGGCCAGAAATGATTTTAAGACCGGGTCTTCCGAAATATTATCCGCAAGTGCTCTAAAAG
The genomic region above belongs to Chitinophagales bacterium and contains:
- a CDS encoding glycosyltransferase family 39 protein, translating into MPKIPIWVFILLAILHISAVRVGVMDIDASQYAEISREMMESGNYLQLFDRGIDYLDKPPFLFWASALSMKIFGVGNFGFKLPSILFALFAIYATYRLARLLYDEATGRMAALVFGTCQGMFLMTNDIRTDTMLTSWVVIAIWLIKEWDVHGKLYHLLLGFGAVAFGMMSKGPVALMVPVFCFATDWALHRQWSKFFRWQYLLGILVMALLLIPMSIGLYQQFDAQPNKIVNGLTGVSGLRFFYWSQSFGRITGESPWNNGAGIDFLFVNMLWSFLPWVLLFIPALIIRIVELVKQKFRLQPGQEWMTTGGFILSYLALGSSHYQLPHYIFVAFPLAAIMVAVLLKDFFEGDRYGQLHAIFKPVQWGISFLLLGVVLLLVAYVFPGSTLWLILWIIAVAVLVFIAFKKTIQPKMFWLSVAAIMLSNFFMTNHFYHTLMNYQLGNQMAACIKEKKVATDDIIQYKMVDPLNSFHFYAQGVISRDSFAIEPGKYVITQNSGLAKLTEKGLDYDTVTTGKCFRISELKPAFLNPDTRQAAMMDYYFLRIK
- a CDS encoding dipeptide epimerase produces the protein MHLKYYPYDLAFKYPFTTYKGTKTAQPMLVVSLGTGRLMGFGEVGAISYYNVTVEGMIAQLEAKKHVIERYALTNPERFWHFLHHLLPGQNFLVAALDIAAWDLYAKMRGKPVYELLGLKWEHTPITDYTIGMDSVDEMLAKLKANPWPLYKVKVGRPDDIDLVRAIRNNTDAGIRVDANEGWSFEEAKHLVPELKKLGVSMIEQPLHRDEVEAQKELKSISGIPLFADESCQTEPDIKKCTEGFHGVNIKLAKCGGITPAVRMIEEAKKLGLKTMIGAMCEATIGSAAIASLMPMLDEVDADGPLLLKEDVATGLTYDNGVISPSGKPGLGISFRGAKFEK
- the murB gene encoding UDP-N-acetylmuramate dehydrogenase; this encodes MQVQENISLQPYNTFGIAANAARFVTLTDRAQLEEITGDDTLPAEKHIIGGGSNILLTGDVQGLTIHNQLKGIEVLKEDDDHIWVKVGSGEVWHEWVMYAIKNNWAGIENLALIPGTVGAAPMQNIGAYGVEVKDAIDEVTTWLWDEKKYITYKNEQCRFGYRDSIFKHELKGKAFIIDVTFRLNKRPVFHTSYGAIQQELDRTCITDLSIKAIADAVITIRSSKLPDPKQIGNAGSFFKNPTIPTTQYDELKKQYAEIPSYPVDEGFVKVPAGWLIEQCGYKGYKTGHTGVHDKQALVLVNHGGANGREVWALSETILQAVQQKYGIVLEREVQVW
- a CDS encoding HAMP domain-containing histidine kinase is translated as MFKKYPYKGWLILALLMWGLVIARYYQKSLCVLPENMAHTIEQDLHRKQAAFGQVSGNTELVKRIFSGSLNSADITYLTRQQFGLYAYRNDTIIFWNNNKVLADCEPPSPRGKTELYFNDRGKFVKSCLEPDSNKGNEKIVVLYPIVTTYPFENSYLHSSFEAADYIPVSSTVSSRANADSYPVKEIDGETVFHVTFKTQNLPQWIPGAVIASLLLGALLFTVFWLQLITTYYTRKRSFWSGFFLLGGIILTFRVLTYHYGLPFNLEELPIFRPQLYAASILLNSLGQLLVNAVLFLWLVLFVVRHAKHDFLAELRIAVPVRWLLATGFVIAILVYSFAYINIVSSLITDSKISFDVSHFYTISTYTIIGLFIIAIITTASFMVVYLFSLQLSILIANKWLKYLLLAMVGMVMILLSDTVTSIYVSIGLLVWLLVFIMLLDVKKLMPAPDLFSPQMIFWSAFIFAFCTGILQYFNYTKEHEARLHFAEKVVQQRDDITEFAFRALADNISEDPVLKSFLAYPGRTKRKELEERFDALYLGGHMNKYQCKLLIYDDMGRSLYNNDTLSYNTLIRLVKNAEPTITSTLYYREDAQDGRYYLAEIPITSGDSLLGERLGFVFIDMAVKESTGQTVYPELLQPGTAEGNRNEEGYSYGVYVNNRLLTQTSDYNFPVYNTDTITSHYRFREYSNSSELQTELDNGKTVFVIRYHRLWLESITLFSYLFGIQMILSLVSILYRIYLLFILRSEKSEKLINFTLRRRIHISFLGIVFVSFIIIGVITIVFFTLQYKQNSRKKQQLVMQLVERATLQFLKDERSLDSPDDYNKLVATNTFKYFITGLSNAQKIDINLYHASGVLSVTSQEDIYNKNLFARIIPPEAYYELAVRGHQFLIQDEHIGSLSYVSCYKPITNKNGQTLGYINVPFFSSEKELNFQISSILVGLINLYAFVFLLSGVLTVFITRWITKSLSIVIKSFSKFSLSKNEPVSWPYDDEIGLLVNEYNKMVKKAEENARLLAQNEREGAWREMAQQVAHEIKNPLTPMKLNIQYLQQALSNNYPNVNELAKKVSESLIEQINNLSYIASEFSDFAKMPEARPEKFDLNELLQKTVDLYKNQSEVTVTFKRYNRRLDVYTDKSQLLRVCNNLLENAVQAIPEDREGKVVVSITEEGDDALIAFSDNGTGIEPDAVGRIFQPYFTTKSSGTGLGLAMTKKIIEFWKGTIRFETVPGKGTTFYITVPIANGNEA